Part of the Epinephelus fuscoguttatus linkage group LG24, E.fuscoguttatus.final_Chr_v1 genome, GCAGGGGATTCTTCTCCTGCGTCTCCGTCTTCTTTAGCTTGGTCTTGTCGAAGCTGGTCACCTCTGACACGTCAGGCTTGTCACTCATTTTTGCAGATAGTCTGAAAAATCAGAAAGAGACACTTGAACAGAGAGCATGTGCATGAATCATCTGAGAAACAGTCAGTCCAATAGATTAAATATCATCTAATGTATATTTAATAAGCAGTagcaatgtttgttttttttaaacaggagcATGTGGTCCACTATCACCATGACTTTTTACCAGCCGAAGGGCGTTGCCTAAATCTCAGTGGCCAAAAAATCAGTTAAACTACATGCGCAACCGCGGACTACTTTTCCCTCTAATGTGCGTCCGCCTCCTTTTGTTCGCCTGCGGCTGGCTCAGCCCCGGCGTGATTCGCCTGCCATCCATCCCGTTATCCAACACACACAGCCCGGGATGTTGCACACGGGGGACAGGCTGCTCCAGACAATGAAGCCAGTCCAAACTCGACATTTACATAACAACAGGAGTTCCCAAGCTGCGCTGACCGAGAAAAAATATGGAATAAGGGAGAAAGGTCGCATGCTTGTGTGCAAATATTCTATAAAAACCAcattaaagataaataaaaaacgATGTAATCTAGAGGTATTGTGCCGATTTATGAGTGGGGCTTTCCACATGGAAGCTGTGCAACATCCGCAAATTCACTTGTCACGTACTTCTCCCCTTGGGGTGCGATTTGAAGGAACCACCGCCCAGATTGGCACTTGGCACATTCACGTTAGTCTAAAAATCCAACATCAACTCCACTTTTTTTCAACAATACACTCACAAATACTCTCCAGGCTGAGCCCACAGCCACATAAAGCGCGTTGGAGCATCATTTTACGGATAACGGAACCATGCAGCTCGAGCACAAACAAAGGAAATAGGCTGATACGCGTAATTGTGCGCGATTAAGACAAAGGCACGACACAAGTAACTCCCCTGCTGTCACATCACactcaatttttatttattaatattgaaAAAATAAGCTGCTTTGACTTTAACTTTAATTATCTTGTCTTATATGCCTGCGTTGGTGCAGCATCTCCTCCCCTCGCCTGGACCACAGTCCTCACATTCCCCTCCTCTATCTGCAGGACATAAAGCTCAAACAatagaaatacattttgttgtgtgACTCTTACCGAAGTGGTGTCCGTTGGCTGGATGATCTCTGGTCAGTGCGTTGCAGCAGTAGTGGCGCGTCTTTGCGCAAGCATTAGATATAGTCAGAAATATGCTAATGACATCTGACATCATCAGCTCCCATCCTCCGTATCCCCCTGCTGGTGAGGAACGCACCCTCCATCCTCGTGctgaaaccaaacactgaaaCCCCTCTGAAAGGAGCCTCAAATCATCTCCCACTGAAGACAAATGTAAATACACGGGTTTATAGTGTTTCTTTGCGCTACAGTCGCCATATGGAGCCGAATGACACGCTCCTGGTTTCATGTTGTGGCTGTTTAATGTCAGCGTGGCACCCCCACACTTCAGTTTCAcatcacagcagcagtttgaCTTAAAATGTGCCATTACTTTAACTGCATCTGAAGTGAAAATGACTCTCGTGTTGAACTGAATGGCACATTATCTCTCCTCATTAGTTTGATCTGTCTGCAACTGCTCTGGCTGCACATTCATGTAGAAAGAGCGCCCCCCGGTGGCAGCTTTACATACTCACTTCAAGGCAAGTCAGTGTTTCTATTGTCATGTATTTACAGATAAAATAcgattataaaataaaaagcatgtACTTTTACCTCCTAGAACTTCTGCCCTCAAGACTGCAAATGTGCATGGTGCATAAAGCCataaattaaaggaatagttcacttGCAAAATGACAATCTGTATgttaattactcaccctgtgttaggTTGAGTTCACaaacaaaactttgtttttctcgtaTGCCTCCACAATGAACGACAAAACCAAAAACTGAGAACTTTGTAGtgaattgaagtcattggggtccacattcaacaaaagcaaaactatgtcaaaactCCTGTTTCTCACagaactcatgcagtataatccaagtgtcatttatccagtcgtatgctcagtaccttccaaacagacagctctttctgATGGGAAACTATCATAATCTATCATAAATCTATGGTCTCCAAAGCCAAattccattgacaaaaatagtaattttacctaattgaacacaggagctgctggtctatcacTGCTTCAGTCAaggtgtttgtgttattgtgtgacttctgTGAGGCCGAACAAACCCTTTTAAACACAGAAGTCAAACAATTACAccaactgatggaggcagtggtagaccagcagctcccgcgTTTACTGagataaaattgctgtttttgtcaatggagtctggctttgagtgAGACTACgttaacagatgttttaatatagttttgctgttgtttaacatgGACCCCAGTGACTTTGATTCATCAAgcatttcctctctttctggatTCTTACATCAGATGCTTTACTGAAGTAAATTCCCATACAATAATGGTTTACTAGTCTATAAGTAAGAATCCTGCGTTCAAACTGAAGTTCTACCTCTCTGAGCTCCGAACAGTTATTTAAATGAAACCCTATTTAAAAAGGTACAAATAAGGAACTTAGTAAGAGATGTTGAAATGATTCGCTTTAATGACTTGCAGTGTTGGAAATTAACTTTCAATAatctaattttaaaaaattacatggGGTCCAATTGCTGAAAAATTTCCAGAGCTTTCAGTCAcatcttgtattttatttagtttatccTTAAACTCAAATGCATTACTATGTGATAAATAagactttaaaaaattaattaaagtttATTGTATTTCTAATATAGGAAAATTACAATTTTACACATACATGTCAATTTGCTAGTCATAGTTAGCGCTAATGAATCTGTAACAAGTGTATAATGTCTGCGGTAGCTATAAAGCAACTTGAGCAAGTCTGAAAAAATAACCCTGGTGACATCATATCGATGACATCATTATAGTGAAGTCATCAGGGTTGTCTCAGCTTCAGCTACAAATTTTTACAGGTCTAATGTGACAGACTGCGGATGTGGATTTTAAACACGTTGGCCTTTACCAGTGAGGGATGTTgttgagttgcattatgggaagtgcAGGTTGCAGCATTTTGGAGATGCTAGAGACTAATGCTAATTGAAATTAGAAATTTTGATACGTTTCCAAGCAAATAGGCGCCTTAAAGTAAAATGAGTTACCTCATGCGTTGGAGGCTGCACTGCTGGGAGTTCAATTTTGTGTGCACTTGCTAAAAAACCACGGtcatccatgttttttttatgattggCGTTGTGCACCTGGAACACTTGGAGTTGGAATATTGAAAATTTCAACTGGGATATTCCAACCTCAGACTGACTGGAACACAGCATAACAGAGAAGATACAGTTGAGGACAAAATTATTAGCCCCACtacaaaaatgtcattgttttaaaagtatttcccaAGTGCTtttaaacacagcaacacattttTAACACAGCTTTTTTAGACATCCTAGTTTTATTTTGGATGCTTACATTATTTTAGTTTGCacacagaaatgaaaatattccacaaaaaacaaaaactaccaGGGTCAAAATTATTAGCCCCCCAGATCCTAATAGTCAATTGTGTATCCTTTTTGCTGGATAACAGCCTGCAGTCGTTTGTTGTAGTTTTCAACAAGTCTCTGACACTTCTTTTGAGGAATCCCAGCCCATTCTTCTTTGGCAAATCTCTCAAGCTCCTCCAGATTTGATGGCTTTCTGGCATGGACGTTCTTCTTTAGGTCACCCCACATATTTTCAATGGGATTTAAGTCAGGGCTTTGTGCAGACCACTCAATTACATTCACTTTGGTCTTCTGGAGATAGTTCTTCACCAAGAGAGACGTATGTTTTGGATCGTTGTCATGTTGGAAGACGAAGCGACGACCTAGACCCAGTTTTATTGCTGACTGCTTAAGGTTTTCTTTCAAAATCTCCACATATCTTTCTGTGTTCATGATTCCTTCCACTTTGACAAGATTTCCAATTCCAGATGCACTGAAGCATCCCCACAGCATAATACTCccaccaccatgtttcactGTGGGGACGGTGTTCTTTGGGTTATATGcctctcccttttttctccaaacataagCAGTGTCTCTATGGCCAAAGAGCTCTAGTTTAGTCTCATCAGACCATAGGACACGCTTCCAGTATGCATAATCTTTCTCCAGGTTGTCCTGAGCATACTTAAGTCTGGCTTGAAGGTGTCTCTTCTTCAAAAGTGGAGTTCTTCTTGGTCTGCAACCTCGCAGTCCATTCCTGTGCAGAGCTCTAGTGATTGTCTTCTTAGAGACTACGATTCCTGATGTGTCCAAGTCATTCACCAGTGTCTTGGCAGTTGTTCTGGGGTCTTGAGACACATCTCTCACTAGTTTTCTTTCCAGGGTCTTTGAAATCTTTCGCTTCCTACCTCTGCCAGGCTTGTTCTGTACTGTGTGGCTGTCTTTGAATTTCTGGATTATAATTCTCACTCCAGTTCTTGACACTTGGAAATGCTTGGATAGCTTTGTATatccttctcctgctttgtgtgCATCAATAATTCTTTTTCTCAAGTCCAAACTgatttctatctatctatctatctatctatctatctatctatctatgtgtatagtatagtatagtatagtagttCCCTAACATTGGAAAGCATACTAATTGCTGTAACGTCCCTTTAAATCTACTGCTGAAAAGGAAAGTCGAGCATCTGTTAGCCATTGTCAAAGCTTTATTTTCAAAGATACAGCTTGAAGTgttacatataaaaaaaatttaagtcACGTTTTTCCACcatctttttttaatccatCTTCAGGCAACAAGTTAAATGTGCCTCACTCGAAACATGATAACAATTAAACCACTTTCATTATTGTTGAAATCTTAAACACTATAACAAGCTTTGGgctcaatttatttttttaatgaccttTTGAAACATGGGTGAAGCACCCAAGGACACCTCGTATTAAACACTCTGACTCAACGACAGACCCGTCAGAGAGCTGGAAAAGTTAAtttcatagtttttttttttttattattttttttttttagcacgaTTACTGAAGGAGAAGGTTGTCATACAGATGAGCCACCACTGGGTGACAGCAGCTTACTGTGGGAGGAATGACGCTGCAGAGGTAAAATGCATCAGCACATTcactaagaaaaaaaagtgagtaAAATAAGCGTGTTCTTTAATTTTACTCCTGTCTGTGTCAACACATTTCCACTCGTGGTGCAGCCTTAAACTCTGCTCCAATAACAGCACTTAGCATTAACTATTACAATCCAGATAGCATTAGCTCATTACGGTTAGCCTCTATTATTTTAAGACtttcagcagctgttagcaCAACACTTAAGGGGGGGAAGGTGcatatttttcactatttttatGACTTTGTGAAGCAGAAAGGGCCAAAATATTTCTAATCACTTAACACTGTGGAATGAAGTAAGTTCAATATGAGGTACAAATAATACAGAGTCACATAATGGAGCCTTTGGTTGATGTGAAGGCCAGGCCTCGGGTGATCGAGGCTGGCAAGACCAAAACTAaaacatgaggaaaaaaaaaaaaaaagaataaacaggaaaaaaaagatagtcATAAATACAAACTTGGTCTTCAGGGAAGGAAGTGATATTTCCctctgtctcctgggtgaaaatgTCAAAGACAATGTGTGAGCGTGACCTTTAAACAGTCACATGGGGTTGGCCAAAAACCATCGGGCCTTTTATTCAAGCCTTTCTGGAGGATGTGTGGCAGGAAGTGCCAGCCGAGTGGCCCgacaggaaagagagaaaaagggcCGCCGTCTCTCGTTCATTACAAGGGTACATGGCTGAAGAGGTAGGACACTGACTCGCCGTTGTGGGTTCTCCTGATCGCCTCCGCCAGGATCATGGAGATGTCGATGACCTGGAGGAAACGAGACAAAAGCGTGAGGGAAATTAAAcctcatttttattcatttaaattgtCTCTTCTGCACATATGACAACTGTAGCATGTCTGAAAAAGAAAACCCTTCACAAAgccaacaataaacaaaaaagggGACTTAATAGTTCATAGTTTAACCACTTGATGTCACTATTGTCCCCATTATTCATCAGTATGCAGTTGCTACTTATTTATAAAGTACAATTCGGCCTATGATATCAATggacaaaagacaaacaaagcgATGTCATTTACAGTGCTGTATGATTCCACATGTTTATATTTGATGAGGTTTCATCAGTTTAAATGGTGAATGGACCTGTACTCAACATACACATTCATTCACTGGTGGCTGAGACTACTGTACAACATGCTACTCAGTTACAGTTAATACAGTTACAATTAATAGTGCCATTTTGAAATAGCAAAAGCCACAAGTCAATGCCACACAATATAACCAACCTAAGAGTCTGAAACACCTGGCCCTGTTGGCGTCACCTGCACACACTCCACCCTACGCGCCATGTGACATATGTAAACAAGAGCATATGAAGACAACTTGTAAAATGCTGTGCGAAAGCTTTGATGCTCACAATACTACGGTGTGGCAATGGGTGAGTCTGGGTTTACATACGTACTGCATTGCGTAAGCTTACATCATGTGTGtatagtgagtgtgtgttcaagCATGACGAAGGATGAGCTGACGATAGAACCAGAGAAGAAAACAGCGTTTAAGTTGACTTGTTTTATTAAATGTACAGTGAGGGTTTGTCCAGGAATTAATGCTGCAACTGAAAACAGTATGTTACAAATGTGAGGTCAAGCATTACCCTGCATCAGGTGCCAGTGTTTGCAGAGGCAGAGCCCAGTTTCAGCTGAGCACACAGTGATAGTATTTGAGGTAAAAACTGTCTAACGGTAAAGTAATAAACTGACTGGAAGTGACCAAGAAGCTAGTTACTGTTTTCATGCTAGCACGCCATTTGCTCAAGTGCTGGTAAGGCcttgaaaacaaacacatggcATGTATCCGAggccagagtgtgtgtgatgtgtacCTGTATTTTTGGGCACGCCTTCATCTTCTCTTCCTGTGGGATGGTGTTGGTCACCACCACGGCCTCGAATGGGGCGCTGTTGATGCGGGAGATGGCTGGACCGGAGAAGATGCCATGTGTGAGGATGGCGTAGACCTTTATTGCGCCAGCATCAATCAGCCTACAGGAGAAaggaaaataattttaaatgtaatgctttataatgcatgtgtttctcaaccaatgtctttttttgtctttcaaagCTTTCATGACGCAGAGAATTCTTTAATAGATCAAAGGTGCAATGTCTCAATTGATAAAAGCAGCTTATCAGGCTCATGTCAACACGCTGCAGTTACCACATCCTTGTGCAAAAGGTAACAGAGTTTGATCCCAGTTTGGATTCAGATTAAAGCTCTGCCCActttacagacaaaacaaatgcatttgaATGATACTGACTTGTCGGCAGCGTGGCAGATGGTGCCACAGGTGTCGGCCATGTCGTCCACCAGAATGGCCACACGGTCCTTAACATCGCCCACCAGCACCATGCGGTCCACCTCGTTggccttctttctttctttgtggaTGAGGGCAAACTCCACGTTCAGTCGGTCAGCGATGGATGTCACACTGGACAGAGGAGtaaggaaaaaaagagcaatTAGACCAGGAATGAACCTGTAACTGCTACTCAAACAAGATGACTTGTTGACTCTTGACCTTGTAGAGGCAGTGAACTGGAGCTCACCTTCACAATGGTGACACCAAGCATTCATCTAAAGAAACTTATGCACATGCAGGTGTCTCTTTGTCCCTGAAATCTCACTGTATCTTACCGTTTTGCTCCGCCAGCGTCTGGAGACACGATGATACAGTTTTTCCACTCGGGAATGTTTTCTCTGATCCACTGCAGGACAGCCGGCTCTGCGTAAAGGTTGTCTACAGCAATGTCGAAAAAGCCCTTATAGAAAGACACAACAGTTATCAACAAAGATATAACAGCTAATAGACATATTTCTCAACAAGTCAGTCCAGGAATATTCATGTCTGTGGCACCTTAGCACTCATTCATACCCACTATTCTGTCTTCACTGCCTCAACTAAAGCCtcactaagctaagctagcactTCTGATGGATAGCTACACACTTAAGTTCTTTAATGTCTCTGATGAAATAAAAACTTACAGTAGATTGTTACAGAAACTTTCAATAAACTAACACCTTTAATGTCTTCTTTTCACATTTAGACCCAGACAGAGAGCTACAATCACTCTGCTGTACACTCACCTGGATCTGTGAGGCGTGGAGGTCCATGGTGATGATGTGGTCGGCGCCGGCCACAGACAACATGTTTGCCACCAGCTTGGCTGATATGGGTGCTCGACTCTGGGACAAGCATCAAGACACAGTCGCTTGAGGTAAGtaagtaagaaaaaaatattggaactttaaaaacactgcaaggttttcttttttaatgcaaATCCAGAGTCAGAATTATTTTGTGTGAACTTCCAAAATTGATTTACTCCTCATCATTTAAGGCCACATGGGAGAGCCTCTGTTTGCTAGGAAAAGTAGGAAACTTCCTGAAGGACAGTTTGTCAGGACTTAACCTGTGACCTTTCCCTTACGGTTTGTTACTCTGCTGCCACAGGCTTGTTCACTCAAAAGCTAACACCACATAGACGCACACCTGAAGCCTCAGGGTTTGTTGACACACCTGGAGACGATGGCTGAGCTTTGCTTGCGTGAGTGTGTCAGACAAAATGCAGTTTGGGGATTCAGGCCAACGAGCTGTTAATGCAAAAGGTTGAACTGAACTGAGTCTAAACTAGGGACGTCAGTCTCAgttaatttttcttttgataGCCTGGCACATCTTAACCCAGAGCTAACTGGGTgaatttttggaaaaaatacaaaatgatgtGATACACAAGAGGCGCTTTCCATTTAGTCCACTGCTCTGATGACTGTGAGCTTTAGTGCTGCATTTTGAAGCTTTCTTCTTGTAGACAGACAaagctttgctgacagacagcggATAGACAGACAGTTAGCTGCAACTGGCTAACATgatgcccactgcccaccctccagtctccactggttCGCACTGCGCGCTGGCCTGGCAGGAGCAGGTCAACGGCTCCACTCAGTCTGTAATAACCGCTGGTAAGCCCGTCGCTGTAGAAACAGTGGCCACCCAGGTTGCCCTGGAAAGTAAAAAGCttaattttgagctgcaaactCCCTCTAGcattaactatgttagcaccactagctgtggTGATGttgctaacaatgctaacagtGATAGTTAACAATTCAAAAGGGGGCTTGCAGCTCAAAATCAAGCCAAGCAGCCCATGTTTAATATCAAGTTTATTGATATAATATAAAAGAAGAGGGTAGGATATGATAAGTACTCACTTCTTCCTACTCCCTCACAGAGATTAAACACTTTTGTTGTTTAATAAATGTCTTTGCTGTGTATTCTTGTTAAGTTTAAGTGGGCTTGTATACAGAATAATCAGTCCTGCAGGCACCTGCAAGCAGCACATTTTACAGAGGGAAACCTTTATGCCTCAAGTCAACATGTGGATGAGGTTAACCAAACTTTCAGCAGAGCTCTGACCCTCACATATTACACCCTCATGTGagtaaaatgaaatcaaacacACTGGATAAGTTATGTGCAGGCAGagtgaaagaaaagaggaggaacaggaggataACTCATTTTCAAACTCTCTCTCCGGGTGCTGACTCGTTGGAGCTCTCCCGTTGCTTCACATGGACCTGATTTGTGGTTGTAAGTTACATAAACAACTGAGGCAACACAAGATAATGATTTACAAGATAAGCAGGGTTGTGTGAACCAGTTTCTCGGCCCGCTGGAATGTCTGATGTGTCAATTTCAGATTTCCCGAGAGCAGCGAACTGCTCCAGTTGCAAAGCGGAGCGCTGCGGTAACAATGTgtacactgtgtacatttgACTTTTCCCATTAATACATCGCTGTAAAGTTATGCAACATGCCGACCTGCAGCTAGAAGGGAAACTGACTTTCAACATTCATGTTAAAGGTGAAGCCACAACAACATGCTTGGTCTCATTTATACATTCTTAGATGTATTGAGCATTAACACAGAGTATTTTAACATGTATTAAATGCTCTATTACCAGTTGTAATGTGGCagattttaagacttttaaatgtTTAGTGAAGTTCAATATTTTCCAACAACAGTgatgaagtgtgtatgtgtaggtgtgtgtacCTTGTCCTTCTTGTCCTGCCGGGCGTAGGGGAAGCAAGGGATGACGGCGGTGACACGGGATGAGGAGGCGATCTTAC contains:
- the LOC125884878 gene encoding thymosin beta-12; this translates as MSDKPDVSEVTSFDKTKLKKTETQEKNPLPTKEMIEQEKASS
- the LOC125884740 gene encoding ribose-phosphate pyrophosphokinase 2 produces the protein MPNIVLFSGSSHHDLSQKVADRLGLDLGKVITKKFSNQETCVEIGESVRGEDVYIVQSGCGEINDNLMELLIMINACKIASSSRVTAVIPCFPYARQDKKDKSRAPISAKLVANMLSVAGADHIITMDLHASQIQGFFDIAVDNLYAEPAVLQWIRENIPEWKNCIIVSPDAGGAKRVTSIADRLNVEFALIHKERKKANEVDRMVLVGDVKDRVAILVDDMADTCGTICHAADKLIDAGAIKVYAILTHGIFSGPAISRINSAPFEAVVVTNTIPQEEKMKACPKIQVIDISMILAEAIRRTHNGESVSYLFSHVPL